Proteins co-encoded in one Candidatus Poribacteria bacterium genomic window:
- a CDS encoding universal stress protein codes for MIKKIYVPVDNSDYSDASIALAVEFAKKFGSQLVGSHVYAAKMHDVRFKQMEYTLPEEYQDEVELEKQRRIHDTLITMGLQLISDSYLEVMKQKCTEFDIPFEPKMPEGKHFIKLVEDIQESDYDLVIMGALGMGAVKDSLIGGVTERVVRRINTDTLVVRDLEPIEAHDGNILVGIDGSPESFSGLKTAIQLGRKFNKQVEAVGVYDPYLHYIVFNSVVNVLTERAARTFRFKEQEQLHEEVIDTGLAKIYQSHLEVARAIAKEEHDYALKITLLDGKAYEKILQYARKTNPWLLVLGRIGVHSEQEMDIGSTAENLLRLAPCNVFLSSQRYFPQIDVKAEETLVWTQEALDRMEKAPPLVRGIAKTAVHRFAIERGHSVITESVIDMAMEAIMPQRASEKLTRVAKEIAEQKVLESDAVQTYICGECGYAAHNQQPVQCPVCSSPPERFQMVDKTSLESMAVDEGGAAEEETFDGVRLQWSEQAKKALRGVPRGYMRRNVKARIEKSARAQKIGTITNAFATEIINDSMGEAAAVREDAPELRTLQAQTSDSQNAEVVPGFESPVQWTEEAIERLNLVPAGFMRNITQTRIEQRAQENNIEQVTLDFAARVIEDGRSLANEVLGQYYQQPDQE; via the coding sequence ATGATCAAAAAAATCTATGTGCCTGTTGACAATTCGGACTACTCCGACGCAAGTATCGCTTTGGCGGTCGAATTCGCAAAGAAATTCGGTTCGCAGTTAGTGGGATCACACGTTTACGCCGCAAAGATGCACGATGTCCGCTTCAAGCAGATGGAATATACCCTGCCGGAGGAGTATCAGGACGAGGTCGAACTTGAAAAACAACGCCGCATCCACGATACCCTCATTACAATGGGGCTGCAACTGATCTCCGATTCCTACCTTGAGGTGATGAAACAGAAGTGCACCGAATTTGACATCCCATTTGAACCCAAAATGCCGGAAGGCAAACACTTTATAAAACTCGTTGAAGACATTCAGGAAAGCGATTACGATCTTGTCATTATGGGGGCACTCGGTATGGGTGCAGTCAAAGATAGCCTTATCGGCGGTGTCACTGAACGCGTCGTCCGCCGTATTAATACCGATACGCTCGTTGTCCGAGACCTTGAACCCATTGAAGCACATGACGGAAATATCCTTGTCGGGATTGATGGAAGTCCAGAGTCTTTCTCAGGTTTGAAGACCGCTATACAACTCGGACGTAAATTCAACAAACAGGTTGAAGCCGTTGGTGTCTATGATCCGTATCTGCACTACATCGTTTTCAATTCCGTCGTGAATGTGCTAACAGAACGCGCCGCAAGAACTTTCAGATTTAAAGAGCAAGAACAACTCCACGAGGAAGTTATTGATACCGGATTAGCGAAAATTTATCAGTCACATTTGGAAGTCGCACGCGCTATTGCAAAAGAGGAACACGACTACGCCCTAAAAATTACCTTGCTTGATGGAAAAGCCTACGAAAAAATTCTACAATATGCCCGAAAAACGAATCCATGGCTCCTCGTCTTAGGCAGAATCGGTGTCCATAGTGAACAGGAGATGGACATCGGAAGCACTGCAGAGAATCTATTACGTCTTGCCCCTTGCAATGTCTTTTTATCAAGCCAACGTTATTTCCCACAAATAGATGTAAAAGCGGAAGAGACCCTCGTCTGGACGCAGGAGGCGTTAGATAGAATGGAGAAAGCACCACCCTTAGTGCGCGGCATCGCTAAGACAGCCGTACATCGGTTTGCTATAGAACGCGGTCATTCTGTTATTACCGAGAGCGTCATTGATATGGCAATGGAAGCGATTATGCCGCAACGTGCCTCTGAAAAACTCACGCGTGTCGCAAAAGAGATCGCCGAACAGAAAGTCTTGGAATCAGATGCCGTCCAGACATATATCTGTGGCGAGTGTGGCTACGCCGCACACAACCAGCAACCCGTCCAGTGTCCTGTCTGTAGTTCACCGCCGGAACGTTTTCAGATGGTGGACAAAACTTCTCTGGAGAGCATGGCCGTAGACGAAGGCGGTGCTGCCGAGGAAGAAACTTTTGATGGCGTACGACTCCAATGGTCAGAACAGGCGAAAAAAGCACTACGTGGGGTGCCGCGCGGCTATATGCGGCGCAATGTCAAAGCACGGATCGAAAAATCCGCACGCGCCCAAAAAATTGGCACTATCACCAATGCCTTCGCAACAGAGATTATCAACGACAGCATGGGCGAAGCGGCTGCAGTCCGTGAAGATGCCCCTGAACTCAGAACCTTACAAGCACAGACTTCCGATTCCCAGAACGCTGAAGTCGTTCCAGGTTTTGAAAGTCCAGTGCAGTGGACCGAGGAGGCAATCGAACGTTTGAATTTAGTGCCTGCTGGGTTTATGCGGAATATTACGCAGACGCGTATTGAGCAGCGGGCGCAAGAGAACAACATTGAACAGGTTACACTCGATTTCGCCGCGCGTGTCATTGAGGATGGCAGAAGCCTTGCCAATGAGGTACTTGGACAGTATTATCAACAGCCAGATCAGGAGTAA
- a CDS encoding cytochrome c oxidase subunit 3, whose protein sequence is MEHATTLDHTEDVYEPSLTPDSLGKLGMWIFLVGDTMSFGALLAAYAALRAGAGVVGWVPPDEILGINLTAAMTFLLICSSVTMVKALESIQNGNVSRMCLFLGLTIAGGIIFLGLQAYEWTHLIKHGLTLTGIPEHGLKSATISGSTLFGPTFYAITGFHGMHVTGGVIYLIVILIHGLRGRYTAEFNHEVEIVGLYWHFVDLIWIMVFTFIYLL, encoded by the coding sequence GTGGAACACGCTACCACTTTAGACCACACTGAAGACGTATACGAACCTTCACTTACGCCGGACAGCCTCGGCAAGCTCGGTATGTGGATTTTCCTCGTCGGGGATACCATGTCCTTTGGCGCGTTGCTTGCAGCGTACGCGGCGCTCCGGGCGGGTGCAGGCGTAGTCGGTTGGGTACCACCAGATGAAATCCTCGGTATTAACCTAACCGCAGCCATGACATTTCTGCTGATATGCAGTAGTGTCACGATGGTGAAAGCACTGGAGTCGATTCAGAATGGCAATGTTTCACGCATGTGTCTGTTCCTTGGACTGACAATTGCGGGTGGAATTATCTTCCTTGGACTACAGGCTTATGAATGGACACATTTGATTAAACACGGCTTGACTCTGACAGGTATCCCTGAGCACGGGTTAAAGAGTGCGACTATCAGTGGGTCAACGCTTTTTGGTCCCACTTTCTACGCCATCACAGGTTTCCACGGGATGCACGTGACTGGTGGTGTCATTTATCTCATCGTCATCTTGATACACGGTTTGCGTGGCAGATATACCGCTGAGTTTAACCATGAAGTGGAAATTGTTGGACTCTATTGGCACTTCGTTGACCTTATCTGGATTATGGTCTTTACCTTCATTTATCTACTATAG
- a CDS encoding SCO family protein, which produces MEAQVDNATKTKRKFDKSTLIWVMLGVIIIAIAGINLWSVFGTKPEVLTETASISVPDFSLTNQQGEPLGLSDMAGKIWVADFIFTNCPTICPAMTQEMARLQSEFVADPVYFVSFSVDPERDTAEVLTRYAKAYGADDRRWHFLTGDKAHIYQLAEHGFSLAAGHKGSEILHSPRFVLVKADGNIHDYYDSRSKPAMLRLRRDVKTLLKK; this is translated from the coding sequence ATGGAAGCACAAGTCGATAATGCCACTAAAACGAAGCGAAAATTTGACAAAAGCACCCTCATCTGGGTCATGCTGGGTGTTATCATTATCGCTATCGCCGGGATTAACTTATGGTCGGTATTTGGCACCAAACCGGAAGTATTAACTGAAACTGCTTCTATCAGCGTGCCAGACTTTAGCCTGACGAACCAACAGGGAGAGCCATTAGGGTTATCCGACATGGCAGGCAAAATTTGGGTCGCGGATTTCATCTTCACCAACTGCCCAACGATTTGTCCAGCGATGACACAGGAGATGGCACGCTTGCAATCCGAATTTGTTGCAGACCCCGTTTATTTCGTCTCGTTCTCTGTCGATCCAGAGCGGGATACGGCAGAAGTTCTCACGCGCTACGCAAAGGCTTATGGCGCAGACGATAGGCGTTGGCACTTTCTCACCGGCGACAAGGCACATATTTATCAGTTAGCCGAACATGGGTTCAGTTTGGCGGCGGGGCACAAGGGTAGCGAAATACTCCATAGCCCGCGGTTCGTTCTCGTCAAAGCGGATGGGAACATCCACGACTACTACGACAGTCGAAGTAAACCCGCGATGCTGCGTTTACGCCGAGATGTCAAAACGCTCCTCAAAAAATGA
- a CDS encoding cytochrome c oxidase subunit 3: MMTHNNSEVQERQPLSNARLGILVLLGAETMLFSGLIGTFLVFRVGNVTWPPPSHIGIELPRVVTGINTALLLLSGYTMFQAWRAIQKDSVKQLRNWLLITGMLGLLFLGVQGSEWVQLIRNGLTLQSGVYGGIFYVLIGCHAVHVLSAVIWVFIVFGMAMAGRFSADRYTGVDTCAIYWIFVVALWPILYVLVYLS; encoded by the coding sequence ATGATGACACATAATAACTCTGAAGTCCAGGAACGACAACCTTTGAGTAACGCACGATTGGGCATATTGGTCCTACTCGGTGCGGAGACAATGCTGTTTTCGGGACTCATCGGTACGTTCCTCGTCTTTCGGGTCGGGAATGTCACATGGCCCCCGCCATCGCATATCGGGATTGAGTTGCCACGTGTCGTAACCGGCATTAATACCGCCCTGCTTCTGCTCAGTGGTTACACAATGTTTCAAGCGTGGCGCGCGATCCAGAAAGACAGCGTAAAGCAGCTCCGTAATTGGCTTTTAATCACAGGGATGCTTGGGCTGCTTTTCCTCGGTGTACAGGGGAGCGAGTGGGTACAACTCATTCGCAACGGGCTTACACTCCAGTCTGGTGTGTATGGCGGCATCTTCTATGTGCTTATCGGGTGCCACGCTGTTCACGTCCTGAGTGCTGTTATCTGGGTGTTCATAGTTTTTGGCATGGCGATGGCAGGACGGTTCTCTGCAGACCGTTACACGGGCGTTGATACTTGTGCGATCTACTGGATTTTTGTCGTCGCGCTCTGGCCAATTCTCTACGTTTTGGTGTATCTCTCGTAA
- a CDS encoding cytochrome C oxidase subunit IV family protein translates to MAQDGHTEHPKYMNIFWWLLGLTVAEVLVVIPDLPIAIKAILLIGMACSKAALVAIYFMHLKFERKTLAAIVITPFLICVFLVVMLMPDLTLDTRLDGIEKPAAEVVDTSAH, encoded by the coding sequence ATGGCACAGGATGGACACACAGAACACCCGAAATACATGAATATCTTCTGGTGGCTTTTGGGGCTGACAGTCGCTGAGGTTTTGGTCGTGATTCCCGATCTCCCTATAGCAATCAAAGCCATCTTGCTTATCGGAATGGCATGTTCCAAGGCTGCCCTTGTCGCTATCTATTTCATGCATCTGAAGTTTGAAAGGAAAACATTAGCAGCTATCGTGATAACGCCCTTCCTTATCTGCGTTTTTCTCGTCGTCATGCTGATGCCTGATCTCACATTAGATACACGACTCGATGGCATAGAGAAACCGGCAGCAGAAGTTGTGGATACGTCGGCTCACTAA